caaggtgtttaaaaataagaactgatAACTGTATTCATTATTTATCTAGCAGGATAACTGAGATACTAGAACTCATATTGGTGAGTTAAAAATCTTAGGGTTCTGATAGCCAGAATACTTAAGCATTAAAAAAGGATGAGACCAACACCTTCTCTTTTTATAGGGATTCACAGAAGCATTTTTGGAACATCTCTGGAAAAAACTGCAGGATCCAAATAATCCTGCTATCATCAGGCAAGCTGCCGCAAATTATATTGGAAGCTTTTTGGCACGAGCTAAATTTATTCCTCTTATGTAAGTAACCTAATTTTCCAAGTGCTTTTCATATCTTGCTTTAAAAAGTATAGTATTGTCTCAAGTCAGAGAAATATCTGCCTTATTTTTTCAGTCTGTCTTTAAAGTGGAAAAATTTTTTCCCCCACTCTATGCAAGATGTGTATGTTTCTAAGAGGCAGTTTCAGAATAAAATGTCTCCCTTTTAAACTGTAAAACCTCACATGCGGAGCTTTCGTCATCTGTTCTGTACGGTTGCACTTGAATATGAAGACCCATTTGTCTTCGTGGATGGTGCACAGTGTTGTATActgttttgattctttttataggtttgtcatttttcatttgcattccGAATCAATTGTATCTGttaaagctgaagaaaaaaaatccttttaaaggTAATAGATCTATTTAGGAGGCCAGCTCTGGGCCTGTTTCTTCTAGTGATCCATGAAGATATCTTTGGGCAAGGATGCTATTACAAACTCTTCCCTGACTACTAAAAGCTGTCTGGCCATTCTGTCCTAAATTGTTGACCACAGGACTTCATCAGAACCCCCTAGGGAATGGTGAGGTCAGCCAGACTGTCTTCTCTTTTGAGATGTGGGTAAACATGCCCTGTTCTTTAGCCATATTCCCCCAAGAGGGCTGGGAGGCTACTGGCAAATCCCTTCTGAGTTGATGAGGAAAAACTCTTCTCCAACTCTTAGGACTTCAGGCATTCTTAGCGGCCCGCCTGTTGTTCCTAGAAGGGCCATGTGCTTGACTTTGTAACTGGAAGGCTGTCTTTCCACCTGcccagtgttttcttttctttgcttctcctcTATGCCCATGGGTAATAGGTAATGAAGCCAATGGACAGACTTTTCTTAGTTTGTAATGAGAGGCAATTGTGTGTGTTGTCACTCTAGTTTTTAATGAAGCAAGTGAAGTTgacttgaatttttcttttctctagtacTGTAAAATCATGCCTAGATCTTTTGGTTAACTGGCTACACGTATACCTTAATAACCAGGATTCGGGAACAAAGGCATTTTGTGACGTTGCTCTTCATGGACCGTTTTATTCAGCCTGCCAAGCTGTGTTCTACACTTTTGTTTTTAGACATAAGCAGCTTTTAAGTGGAAACCTGAAAGAAGGTCAGTGATATGGGGTTGATGGGTATGAACTGGATTTTTCTTGTGTGCTAGTTACCTTTGGAATGAAGATTTATTAGTTTTTTGATGAGAACTGTAGTTGGAAAACTGCAAATGCACTCAaacttttggaaataatttcaagcaGCTTATAGGCCCCTGAAACCCTCTTTAAGCCTTCTCTTTAACAGTTGATGGACTTGAGATTGAGAACCTCTGCTTTAGAAGGTGGCGTCTGGGGTAACTGTAAACCATGAAGTGAGGCTGAGCACTTGTGCTGTGGCTGCGCCAGGCTCAGAGCTTTACATCCGCAGCCCCTCCCCTCATCCTTGTAAGGGCCCAGTGAACAGCCAGTGTCCCTCCCGCTTTCCAGAGGGGACCAGAGCACAGGGAAGTAACTTACTGGCAGgattagaaattaaaaccagGTGAGGAGGACTCTGAAGCTTGAGATCATACCAATTATGCTCTTTTAGCTAAAGATGAGTTGATTTACGGGTTTTCAGCTTTGTTAATTCCCAAGGGTTAAAATTTAAATCTACCAGATGAAGCTCATTTCTTGGGCTAGTGTATTATAGAAGATAGTCCCCAAGAACAACATCGGTAAAGTCAGCTtaaattgtttgttttcatgAACAATTCAAATAGTTTAATAGGTTATTTCCTCTAAGCCAGAGTTTCTCACTCTGCACTCACTGCTGGTGCCTTAGGCTGGGAGGGCTGTCCTGTGTATCAGAGGGTGATGAGTAGCATCCCTCTTGCTCTCCCCGCTGGATGCTGGTAGCACCTCTCCTCATCCTCTGTTGTGACAACTAAAACTGTCTTCCAGATGCCACCAGGTATCTTCTTGGGGACACAGTTGCCTTTAGTTGAGAATCACAGCTCTAAACTGAAACTTCTATTTGTTGCATTATGTGTATTTACTTATGACTACTTCTAAAAAGATGTGGGACTTAAAAATAGTTGCATAAACTCTAGTAGGACAAGGTTTTATCAGAAGGCAAGTAAAAGCACTGCTtatctttgtaaaaaataaatgataacaacacgaaaagacaaccctcagaatgggagaaaatatttgcagacgaatcaacagacaaaggattaatctccaaaatatataaacagttcatccagctcaatatgaaaaaagcaaacaacccaatcaaaaaatgggcaggagacctagataggcatttctccaaagaagacatacagatggccaaaatgcacatgaaaggctgctcaacatcactaattattagagaaatgcaaatcaaaacgacaatgaggtatcacttcaccccagttagaatggacatcatcagaaaatcgacaaacagtaaatgctggagaggtgtggagaaaagggaacgctcttgtgctgttggtgggaatgcaaattgatacagccactatggagaacagtatggaggttccttgaaaaactaaaactagagttaccatatgacccagcaatcccactgctgggcatatacccagagaacagcataattcaaaaagacacgtgcactccagtgttcattgcagcactatttgcaatagccaggacatggaagcaacctaaatgtccatcaacagatgaatggataaagaagatgtggtacatatatacagtggaatattactcagctgtaaaaagcaatgaaactgggacatttgtagagacatggatggacctagagactgtcatacagagtgaagtgagtcagaaagagaaaaacaaatattgtatattaacacatatatgcggactatagaaaaatggtacagatcaaccggtttgcaaggcagaaatagagagacagatgtcgagaacaaacatggacaccaagtggggaaagcggggagggttgagggggaatgaattgggagattgggataccaaatagtacactctaaatatatgcagtttattgtctgttaactgtatctcaataaaagttctaaaaaaataaataaatgataagagCCTTGGTTACAGAGGACCTGTTTCTTGTAAGCCACTACAGTATCCCATTTTTAGTCATTTTGATCAAAATGCATATCAGAGAATCTCCTAACAAAGTACACTTAGGCACAGGTTGGTTTGCGGTTTGCTTGCCTCTTAGAATAAGTGAGGTGTCGTTCTTTTTAACACAGGAGAGAAGTGTATTTATTGGTTCCAAGACAGTATCTACCTAATTTTTCCTTCTACCCCCGcagttttcttgtttaaaaaacaaaacagaaaaacccctGACAACTAATGCACACTTGAAAAACATGCTCAACTTTACTGATAACTTAAGACATAGAATTCTTGCTGTTGGTTTTGTTGGCTGTCAGCTTGGCAtagtgtgtatataaatatatggaatTCAAAGAGAAATTCCATATTGTACAGTCATTAGCCCTGAGGAATGGAGAATCACTGTGTTGCCTCAGCTTCTTAATGATTCCATGATTGTTAGCAGAAGTCACATCACACAGTCTGTTTCCCTCCGTACGTTGAGCCTGTGCTGAACTTTTGTAGATCTGAGCTCCAAATTGTCGTGTAAACGTACTGCCCCCTAGGAATGTACATTTGCTTCCTGAATCTTTAAAAGAGTAAactctcttctttggaaaagttggTTTGGTCATAAATGTGTATGGTTAAGCCTAGTGATGTTCTTTGGGCGCTACGCTGTGTGACTGTCTCCGTGGACCTTTAAAGCATTTATGCGAGTACCTTTTTTAAATTTGCTgtttaatgtataaaataataagtgCTGCCTAGACTGTTgtgtttgtaccttttaaaaaagtcttttgttttttaatcaaaggTTTGAGGTACCTTCAAAGTCTAAATTTTGAACGGATTGTGATGAGTCAGCTAAATCCTCTGAAGATCTGCCTGCCTTCGGTCGTTAACTTTTTTGCTGCAATCACAAAGTAAGTTGTTTATGCTTTATTTGtgaaagttatttaaaagtaaatgtatGTTAGTATTGTAAAATTCCATTAAATTTCTGtgaaattatttaacaaaattaatagcaaaaaaacatttaaaaaccagtAACCCAGTACTTGCAGAAAACACTGCATTGAAGGTATTGTGTTTATATGTTGGTTGCATTGGAAATTGCTACTGCTTTTTAATCTAAGGAGCATAATTCAGCAGAAGCTTAGGCCCTTTGAAATAAGTAAGGCAGCTAGCAAGCCAAGAGGTACAAACCACAGATCTTTATTAGAGTGATTCccataatagtaataaaaataggcTGGGCATGAGATAGACACCCAACAATAGGGAACTGGGTCAGTGAGGGCCTTGTGGCTACAGCTGGTGTGTGGCATCTGTGTGTCCAGCACCGTCCTGGTGAGCACTGTGCATAGAccttacttaatcctcacacaATCCTGTGACTGTTATTAACCCCTATTTATAAATGGTGAGATGGGGGCACAGAGAGATTGAATGACTTGTGTGAAGTCATGGCTAGACTGTGGCAGCACTAAGGTTTGAATGCAGGCAGGCCAGCTCCTCCGTCAGTATTCACTGAATTACTCTGCTTCACATAGAAAGTGAATTGGAGACCATATTGTGGATATGAGGGCAGGATCATATCTTCGACAGATTGTGTTATTAGAAGACAAGAATAATTTCTGCATCCCTCAGTCCCCTTTAGACATGCTGTTGCTCTCATTCAGCAGCCTTATTTTTCCTTCGCCGGCCATCTCGTTCAGGGTATTCCCTCTCCCCTGAGGTCTCAGAAACGATAGTAAAGAATTAAGAGAAGAAACCAATAAGCAACAGTGTGCGATGGGTAGATGTTCACAGCACACTGCAGGAGGATAGGAAGCATCTGGAAGATCAGGATGGATGGAGCAAAGCAGAGGCCGCTGCCTGTAGAATACTTGTGGAGTGGGAGTAGAGGGCTGCAGCTGAGGAGCAAGCTGGTCAGAGAGGCTCTAGATGTGGGGCTGGGATTAGCAGCAGAGGTTAGGAGTAAGACGTGAGGCTGAGAGCAGGAGGTGGAAATAAAGGTCTGTGTCAAGGAATTGATGTATCCTTCTGTAGCTACTGCTTCTGGATTGAGTTGACCATATTGACCCATATAGCTGTATTTTGATTTTGACTGCTCTGTGATGTTCTcgtgattttaaaacattgattcCCTGTTGGAATTTAAGCTGTCTGAGTTTTTCAGTGTTGGGAGCATGGTTGTATGTGTCTTGGTGCACAGACATGTGCTTCCTGTCACCCAGAAGTACAGTTGCTGGGTTGTAGGAGGTGCATACCTTCAGTTTTACCAGATATTGTGAAATACTCCAGTGTGGTTTGTCCATTTAACACCAAGAGTCAAATGTGATCCTTGGCTAGTGGAACAGAAATGAACGCATGGTGCTTAAAATTACAGTAGTGACCTGAGAGCCTGAGAACAGAGACCTGAATGAGtaccatgggagggagggaggggagagttgACAGGGGTGAGCTGCATCCTCATCTCAGAGAAGCAGCCCAGTGAATGATTTTTGAAGTTGCTAAGTCATAACCACCAGAGGATTGGCCCCATAATGGTCCTGTTGATTTTTACCGCAAGTTCTTCTGTCCATTGACTGTTTCCACTCACTATGCCTGTTCCTTTCTTTACCATTTTCTGAGGTCATGATTCAGTAAACCCCACGGCGCTCGCTCCGTACCCTCCTTAATTTCTTCAACAGCCAAGTCTCTCATCAACAACCCCTATCCTTTCCCAATGAATCCTGAATCCCTTTTTTTACCAACCCATTAATTCACttacaaacagtaaaaaaataagtAGTGATAGCTACATAATTTTGTAAACTAAAAGAATTACTTTGAACGCATTAATTTTTAGTCAGTTGTGCCTATGAATAATCTAAGCCCACTCATATTGTTACAGTGatagcacattttctttctccttagcTAACTTGTAAATAGTAGGCCCAGAGGACTGTACCCTAAGAGCATTACTTTctactttgttattttttcttgtagttgttAGGTTCAATAAGATCTATATAGTCAGGGTAGCTGTCACACACAGATGGGCATGTCCACGCAGAGTAGTGCCAGCACGTTAATGCCTCTTTCTGTGTTGGTTTTGTTCCGCAGCAAGTACCAGCTTGTCTTCTGCTACACCCTCATTGAGAGGAACAACCGCCAGATGCTGCCCGTTATCAGGAACACTGCTGGGGGGGACTCGGTGCAAACCTGCACCAACCCACTCGACACCTTCTTCCCCTTCGATCCTTGTGTGCTAAAGAGGTAGGTACTCTTAGACAATCGCCCTTTTGGTggtgagttttttaaattaattaattaattggctgtgttgggtcttcgttgctgcacacaggctatCTCTAGTgaagagcagaggctactcttcgttggggtgcgcaggcttctcagtgcagtgacttctgttgcggagcactggctctaggtgcacacgcttcagtagttgcggcacacaggctcactagttatggcacacaggcttagttgttccaaggcacgtaggatcttcctggaccagggatagaacctgtgtcccctgctgggggattcttaatcactgcgccacaagggaagtcctcaCCTCGCTGGTGAATTCAaacgctgtgtgtgtgtgccttttccagaattggGATATAGGGTTTCTTTGTGGTGAGTGGCCCTTGTGGCCACTGGGTCTCGTGGTCTCCTTGCATGTATTCCAGGCCCAGTGTGGAGAAGCCTGTTGGAGGCTGCTGAGGGTCATGGCACACGAGGGCTTGCAGGTCCCTACCTCACTTGGAGCCCCAGAGTGACACCaagaggtttttgttttccttgaaacCTTTTGGTCTAAAAATGTAAGAGGCTGGGGATAGAGGTACCTGGATAGGGAGGGTGCTGCCTTTTCTTGGCTCATAAATTTCTGCCAAGTGACTTGTTCTTCCTGCAGAGACCATATCCCATACTGTTGCACAGGATAAGCAAATGCCAAGTGATTTATCTGGTTGGGTAATTCTGGAGAACCTCCAGGCCAGTCTTAACTTCTAATGTATATAAGAAGTAGGATTTCTGCTATGACAGTTTGTAACTAGCAACACAATACTTTAGGATTATCTGGTCCCCCAAGTCTTGGTTGACTGAAACCAGATTGGTCTTTTTCCCCAGACTTATTTTTAGTGAATGACTgtaggaatataaaaaaaagaagttccaGAATAATATAATTCTGCCTTCATTTGGACATACTATAGCTCACTGTCAGTCTTTGCAAAGTTGAGAAGTAATTTtacttgaaaatgaaaagatgagaaGCAGGAGGTATAATATTCCATGTGAGTGGATGAACTCTTCCAGAGAAGTAGCCACATTATAGAACCTGCATAGAGTATTTTTGGacactgttttttttgttgttttttgtttttttttttttttggcacacgggcttagttggtccgcggcatgtgggatcttcctggaccggggatcgaactcatgtcctctgcactggcaggcagattcccaaccactgcgccacctaggaagccctggacacTGTTATTTGAGTGATagattttacttcttcattttggGTAATGGGTCTTGTGAGAAAGCTAAATACGTGGTGACCTTCACTGTAGtatttaatttgattttgaaatgtgATCTTTTTGACAGGTCAAAGAAGTTCCTTGATCCTCTTTATCAGATATGGGAAGACATGAGTGCAGAAGAGCTTCAGGAGTTTAAGAAAccaattaaaatggtaaaattgtgATTCAGCACACTTTCTGGGAATCTCCTATGTGGTTACAGATCACAGTCAAATAGTTAATAGCACTGTTACACTTGGAAAACACTGCATTTGTTCATTCCGCCGTTACAGAATTCCAAGCGCAGGTTATGTTCTTATGAGAagagtgtttgttttttaatgaattgttCAAACCGGACACTTCACATGCTGACTTTGGGAAGTGAATGGTGATTAAAAATCAGTTTAACAAATTTAGATCTTTACCACTTGATCGTTACCACCAAGTGGCAGTCTCAAACTTGCTTATTGTTAAAACGTTCCCAGTAGGCCTTCACGAATAGGTGGTGAAGATGCAGGGCTGCAGCGTGTCCTCCAGGGCACGGCCCATGGAGCTGAGGCATGTGAAGAACATTAGAATCCAGTCGTAAAAAATGCCACCGTTTGTTTCTTTGTGGCACATTCATTTCTACATTAGAAGTCAGCTTTAATGTGCCCGTCTTCTTTTTTACAAGTAGTCATTGGaaagctctttttatttttattttttctttaaattttgcatTTGAGGAGGGTGGTCATTCATTCATATTACATTAGGTTGAGCAAGAATGACATATGTTACCTGCCCTCCTTGAGcttaaaatctgtttaaaaaaaaatcagactttaaaCAAACATTCACAACGCGTGATGAGCACTTGTGTGGGTAGTTTGTGATGAAGTGTGCATCAGGGGAAGCTTTCAAAATTCagatttgttgttattatttcttgaaattaagatttttttcttttcttcaccttTGTCTTTCCAGAAGTAGCACATTCCTGAGGAAAGGAATTCTTGAAAGCATTTCAAACTGCTGCTTGTGATCTTGTTGATAATCTCTGTTCTTTGTGCAGGAGGCGGTGGAGGATGAAGAAGATGACTTTTTGAAAGGTGAAGTTGGCATTACACCGAGCTCCTTTGATGCACATTTCCATAGTCCTTCAAGTAGTGTGGGCTCTCCACCCGTCTTATACCTGCCAGACCAGTCCCCCCGCTCACAGGGATTTGTGATTGAGACTGACATCCCTCACGTCGTGCCCTTCAGTACCAGGGTTCATACTGTTTGAGTGCTATGCTGAACTAGAGGGAGTATATGCCTCAGGCATCTTACTTTCAAGTTAGACGTACTCTAGGGTCTGAACAGACAtggtagggttttttgttttgtttttgtttttttctgttttactcctgtacagacaaaaggaaaagacagaatatCATGTGCAATATTTTACAGTGGAGTTGATGATAAATGTTGAAAGCCTGGCTTGTTTGTTTAATGTATACTTTTTTTGTGACAGCTTTGTGACACAATTATTGTGAAATTTCTAATATCGGCAACAGCCTATTTTAacagatttcatttttaacaagatttttGTCAAAGCCATGCTTAACAGGGCTTTGTTGATATGCTATCTTTTCACTGAAAAATCCTCAAGGGCACTATTTAAAGTCTTCAGAATGAGTTTAACTATTTTGCATATATTGTTTACCCTCTGCTGTAACTGTATTTGTGTTCTGGGGtttcagtagatgcagagaaGATAGGAAAGTGTGGGGAGGTGGCCGGGGCTGGTCCTGGATGCTGCAAGTTGGAGCTGGCACTGAAGGAGGAGGTCTCCAGGGACTTCGGACACGAATAAGAACCTGGAGGGGAGAAAGGatttagagaaacagaatcagaCAAGTCATACATTTGTGAACGTAAACATGGATTTAAAAGAAAGGAGTTCCGGGTAAATGTAATTGACTGGAAGAGGGGTTGGACTTTTATAAAACACAGCTCATGGTACTTTCACCCTGAGGCTCCCAAGAGTGCTGTCAGAACTGGAACTGCTTGTTTTTAGTGGAATGTAACATTGGTCATTGAGAATTTCTTTAGGGGAGAGAGGGGAATAGGTTATTTGGTAGAATGGTTTTGCTAGCGACAGCAGGCCAGGGTTGCAGCTACAACCCTGTCTACTGGTTGTTCGTACCATGGGTTCCAGCTCAGTGAAATCCTCCTCTGGCAAGgctctgtttgtatttttataactGAACACTGAGAGGGGTGTAAACAACCTCCCTGTATAA
The genomic region above belongs to Hippopotamus amphibius kiboko isolate mHipAmp2 chromosome 9, mHipAmp2.hap2, whole genome shotgun sequence and contains:
- the LOC130861487 gene encoding RNA polymerase I-specific transcription initiation factor RRN3-like isoform X3, whose protein sequence is MYLTKDFEQLINILLRLQWLNRSQTVVEEYLAFLGNLVSAQTVFLRPCLSMIASHFVPPRVVIKEGDIAVSDSEDEDDNLPANFDTCHRALQIIARYVPSTPWFLMPILVDKFPFVRKSERTLECYVHNLLRISVYFPTLRHEILELVIEKLLKLDVNASRQDIEDAEETAAQTGSGTDATEGLFNMDEDEETDHETKADLGRLDQMVHPVAERLDILLSLLLSYIKDVCYVDGKIDNNKTKDLYRDLITIFDKLLLPTHASCHVQFFMFYLCSFKLGFTEAFLEHLWKKLQDPNNPAIIRQAAANYIGSFLARAKFIPLITVKSCLDLLVNWLHVYLNNQDSGTKAFCDVALHGPFYSACQAVFYTFVFRHKQLLSGNLKEGLRYLQSLNFERIVMSQLNPLKICLPSVVNFFAAITNKYQLVFCYTLIERNNRQMLPVIRNTAGGDSVQTCTNPLDTFFPFDPCVLKRSKKFLDPLYQIWEDMSAEELQEFKKPIKMEAVEDEEDDFLKGEVGITPSSFDAHFHSPSSSVGSPPVLYLPDQSPRSQGFVIETDIPHVVPFSTRVHTV